One stretch of Amycolatopsis sp. NBC_00345 DNA includes these proteins:
- a CDS encoding phosphotransferase family protein — MSWEWTPAARRGLTEFLEARGLTRGPVTTRRIGDGHSNLTYLVSDGERQVVLRRPPPPPVPPGAHDMMREARLIGALRGTEVPVARLLATADAGQLLDVPCYVMGFAAGPVVTTRTPPPLDQPRVRTAIGYALVDTLAALHAVDWRAAGLADLGRPTGFTERHLRRITGLAAGEDGVLPATFAPVHSWLTANIPAESGAALIHNDYRIGNVVLSTEEPGRIEAVLDWELAAIGDPLFDLGYFLASVPRPGVPRTPTEEFGTALLEPGYPSREDLEQRYAARTGANLAALGWYRVFALWKLAALYEYGRRRAGGDPYYQDESLVRSFLREAHDVAGAEPGPGLGSIERSP; from the coding sequence GTGAGCTGGGAGTGGACGCCGGCGGCTCGTCGCGGGCTAACGGAATTCCTCGAAGCCCGCGGGCTCACCCGAGGTCCGGTCACGACCCGCCGGATCGGCGATGGGCACTCGAACCTGACCTATCTGGTATCGGACGGCGAGCGGCAGGTGGTCCTCCGGCGTCCGCCGCCGCCTCCGGTGCCGCCTGGTGCGCACGACATGATGCGCGAGGCGCGGCTGATCGGCGCGTTGCGCGGGACCGAGGTTCCCGTGGCGCGGCTACTGGCTACCGCGGACGCGGGCCAGCTCCTCGATGTGCCTTGTTACGTCATGGGTTTCGCCGCGGGCCCGGTGGTCACCACCCGGACGCCGCCGCCACTCGACCAGCCCAGGGTCCGCACGGCGATCGGTTACGCGCTGGTGGACACCCTGGCCGCGCTGCACGCGGTGGACTGGCGCGCGGCCGGGCTCGCCGACCTGGGGCGTCCCACCGGGTTCACCGAGCGGCACCTGCGGCGGATCACCGGCCTGGCCGCGGGCGAGGACGGCGTGCTGCCCGCGACCTTTGCGCCGGTCCATTCCTGGCTGACGGCGAACATCCCCGCCGAATCCGGTGCGGCCCTCATCCACAACGACTACCGGATCGGCAACGTCGTCCTGTCCACTGAGGAGCCTGGACGCATCGAGGCGGTGCTGGACTGGGAGCTGGCCGCCATCGGCGATCCGTTGTTCGACCTCGGTTACTTCCTGGCTTCGGTCCCGCGGCCGGGCGTCCCGCGCACTCCCACCGAGGAGTTCGGGACCGCTCTGCTCGAACCGGGTTATCCCAGCCGGGAGGACCTGGAGCAGCGGTACGCCGCCCGGACCGGCGCGAACCTGGCGGCGCTCGGCTGGTACCGCGTTTTCGCGCTGTGGAAACTGGCCGCGCTCTACGAATACGGGCGACGGCGGGCCGGCGGCGACCCGTATTACCAGGACGAATCGCTGGTGCGGTCGTTTCTCCGTGAGGCCCATGACGTCGCCGGTGCCGAACCCGGCCCGGGCCTCGGATCGATCGAGAGGAGCCCATGA
- a CDS encoding PaaI family thioesterase, translating into MDTTTSPRQPAFLPGGPEALFAVDGFAYTDGEVRARMLLGPWSDGLGGAGSIGVLVDNILGYALIAQAPDERWSVSTEISVDFLRPLPGNGTWLSARGRTVDVGAAAGLAEGSVFGEDGRLIARSRQWGRFVGRGPGPDGDVLPGHHSRATASVLNDLRQEVGAAEGRAQLRFGVADELVNPHGTLHGGVTLWAAGLVAGAALSTLTATLNPASIAVSYLRPFPHGDVAEIQAEVVSRGRSLALTRVTGRNRAGKPCIVAAVHHHSLG; encoded by the coding sequence TTGGACACCACCACCTCGCCCCGGCAGCCGGCCTTCCTGCCCGGCGGGCCCGAGGCGCTGTTCGCCGTCGACGGTTTCGCCTACACCGACGGCGAAGTCCGGGCGCGCATGCTCCTGGGGCCGTGGTCGGACGGGCTGGGCGGCGCCGGGTCGATCGGGGTGCTCGTGGACAACATCCTCGGCTACGCGCTGATCGCGCAGGCGCCCGACGAACGCTGGTCGGTGAGCACCGAGATCTCCGTCGACTTCCTCCGGCCCCTGCCGGGGAACGGAACGTGGCTTTCGGCGCGCGGGCGGACCGTGGACGTGGGGGCGGCGGCCGGGCTGGCCGAAGGCTCCGTCTTCGGCGAAGACGGCCGGCTCATCGCCCGGAGCCGCCAGTGGGGACGGTTCGTCGGCCGCGGGCCTGGGCCGGACGGTGACGTCCTCCCCGGGCACCACAGCCGAGCCACCGCGAGCGTCCTCAACGACCTTCGCCAAGAGGTCGGCGCGGCCGAGGGTCGCGCCCAGCTTCGCTTCGGCGTCGCGGACGAGCTGGTGAACCCCCACGGAACCTTGCACGGCGGGGTGACCCTGTGGGCAGCCGGGCTCGTGGCCGGCGCGGCGCTGTCCACCCTCACCGCGACCCTGAACCCGGCCTCGATCGCCGTCAGCTACCTGCGGCCGTTTCCGCACGGGGACGTCGCCGAGATCCAGGCCGAGGTCGTGAGCCGCGGCCGGAGCCTCGCCCTCACCCGCGTCACGGGGCGCAACCGGGCGGGCAAGCCGTGCATCGTGGCGGCCGTGCACCACCACAGCCTCGGCTGA
- a CDS encoding PaaX family transcriptional regulator — MPTPEALDTLSPGTADAPLAHGSARSLLITILGELVWPTGQPVWTSTLVHLLKGLGFEEQTARQAIARASASGWLQPERQGREVCWTLTPKLVHIFETGSSRVYSLSDPFSSWDGTWLALWTTIPQSMRRARRPLYAGLTWAGFGNPLPGLWLTPHVERAAEVRQLLEQLELEQHTFAFTGNVSAIGIPAEEIVERGWDLDDLRTRYEQAWAAMNDVRPDGPDETLFTHIRLMSEWQEFPRVDPQLPEALLPDWVGRRVARRIEAFRAQWAPIVRRRFAELTSTP; from the coding sequence ATGCCGACCCCCGAGGCGCTGGACACGCTGTCGCCCGGAACCGCGGACGCGCCCCTCGCGCACGGAAGCGCGAGATCGTTGCTCATCACGATCCTCGGCGAGCTGGTGTGGCCCACCGGGCAGCCCGTGTGGACCTCGACGCTGGTGCACCTCCTCAAAGGACTCGGGTTCGAGGAGCAGACCGCCCGCCAGGCGATCGCCAGGGCCTCGGCGTCCGGGTGGCTCCAGCCGGAGCGCCAGGGACGCGAGGTGTGCTGGACCCTGACCCCGAAACTGGTCCACATCTTCGAAACCGGCTCCAGCCGCGTCTACTCGCTCAGCGACCCGTTCAGCAGCTGGGACGGGACCTGGCTGGCGTTGTGGACGACGATCCCCCAGTCGATGCGCCGGGCCCGGCGCCCGCTCTACGCGGGGCTCACCTGGGCCGGCTTCGGCAACCCGCTTCCCGGGCTGTGGCTGACCCCGCACGTCGAGCGGGCCGCGGAAGTACGGCAGCTGCTGGAGCAGCTCGAACTCGAGCAGCACACCTTCGCCTTCACCGGCAACGTCAGCGCCATCGGGATCCCCGCCGAGGAGATCGTCGAACGCGGCTGGGACCTCGACGACCTGCGGACCCGGTACGAGCAGGCCTGGGCGGCGATGAACGACGTGCGCCCGGACGGGCCGGACGAGACCCTCTTCACGCACATCCGGCTGATGAGCGAATGGCAGGAATTCCCGCGCGTCGATCCGCAGCTGCCGGAGGCGCTGCTGCCGGACTGGGTGGGGCGGCGGGTCGCCCGCCGGATCGAGGCGTTCCGCGCGCAGTGGGCCCCGATCGTGCGCCGGCGGTTCGCCGAGCTCACCAGCACGCCCTGA
- a CDS encoding enoyl-CoA hydratase-related protein: MVRPKDSACVGNGAEGRVMDNFTDIKYEVERGLAWITINRPERYNAFRAQTVDELILAFKRAWASDEVGALCLTGAGEKAFCSGGDQKQRMETGDYGPSQSGLFEVESLHRVMRDVPKPVIAAVNGIAIGGGHVLHVLADLTIAADTATFGQNGPRVGSFDAGLGSGYLARVVGEKRAREIWFMLRRLSAEEALDWGLVNKVVPAEKLRDEVRAWADQILQYSPTALKVLKQSFNTDTEHMVSIGNMAYTTLKLFGETDESKEGIRAFNEKRQPDFSAYRGN, from the coding sequence ATGGTCAGGCCGAAAGACAGCGCCTGCGTCGGCAACGGAGCGGAAGGCAGGGTGATGGACAACTTCACCGACATCAAGTACGAGGTCGAGCGCGGTCTGGCCTGGATCACCATCAACCGGCCGGAGCGTTACAACGCGTTCCGCGCCCAGACCGTCGACGAGCTCATCCTGGCGTTCAAGCGGGCCTGGGCCAGCGACGAGGTCGGCGCCCTCTGCCTGACCGGCGCGGGCGAAAAGGCGTTCTGCTCCGGTGGCGACCAGAAGCAGCGCATGGAAACCGGCGACTACGGCCCCTCGCAGAGCGGGCTGTTCGAGGTCGAGTCGCTGCACCGGGTGATGCGTGACGTCCCCAAGCCGGTGATCGCGGCGGTGAACGGCATCGCCATCGGCGGCGGCCACGTCCTGCACGTGCTCGCCGACCTCACGATCGCCGCCGACACCGCGACCTTCGGCCAGAACGGTCCCCGGGTCGGCTCCTTCGACGCCGGCCTCGGCTCCGGCTACCTGGCCCGCGTGGTCGGCGAGAAGCGCGCTCGCGAGATCTGGTTCATGCTGCGCCGGCTCTCCGCCGAAGAGGCGCTGGACTGGGGGCTGGTCAACAAGGTCGTGCCCGCGGAGAAGCTCCGTGACGAAGTCCGGGCCTGGGCCGACCAGATCCTGCAGTACTCGCCCACCGCGTTGAAGGTGCTCAAGCAGTCGTTCAACACCGACACCGAGCACATGGTCAGCATCGGCAACATGGCGTACACGACGCTCAAGCTCTTCGGCGAGACGGACGAGTCGAAGGAGGGCATCCGGGCGTTCAACGAAAAGCGCCAGCCCGACTTCTCCGCCTACCGCGGGAACTGA
- a CDS encoding NAD(P)/FAD-dependent oxidoreductase encodes MTHEADLLIVGAGPAGLFAAYYAGFRGLSVVVLDSLPEPGGQINAMYPEKRISDIAGFPAIRGRELVDRLLDQAAPFRPRYLLGHRAETLEPGFAVTTHRGERVTAKAVVITGGIGTFTPRPLPAAQRFEGTGLAYFVRRPDEYAGADVVIVGGGDSAFDWAETLHPLAKSVTVVHRRDTFRAHPATVAAVRASPVEITTGAEVSKVLGREAIERVEITRGDEAWTLSCQRIIAALGFTANLGPLLEWGVDIRNRRHIPVGSSMATNVPGIFAAGDINDYPGKVRLIAVGFGEAATAVNNAAHFIDPGQPVFPGHSTDTATS; translated from the coding sequence ATGACGCACGAGGCCGACCTCCTGATCGTCGGTGCCGGGCCGGCCGGCCTGTTCGCCGCCTACTACGCCGGTTTCCGCGGGCTCTCCGTGGTGGTGCTGGACTCGCTGCCCGAGCCCGGCGGCCAGATCAACGCGATGTACCCGGAGAAACGGATTTCCGACATCGCCGGCTTCCCGGCCATCCGCGGCCGGGAGCTGGTCGACCGGCTGCTGGACCAGGCCGCCCCGTTCCGGCCCCGGTACCTGCTCGGGCACCGGGCCGAGACGCTCGAACCCGGGTTCGCCGTGACCACCCACCGCGGTGAGCGGGTCACGGCGAAGGCGGTGGTCATCACCGGCGGGATCGGCACGTTCACCCCACGCCCGTTGCCCGCGGCCCAGCGGTTCGAGGGCACCGGGCTGGCTTATTTCGTGCGCAGGCCGGACGAATACGCGGGCGCGGACGTGGTGATCGTCGGCGGTGGCGACTCCGCGTTCGACTGGGCGGAAACGTTGCACCCCTTGGCGAAGTCGGTCACGGTCGTCCACCGCCGCGACACCTTCCGGGCCCATCCGGCCACGGTCGCCGCGGTGCGGGCGAGCCCGGTCGAGATCACCACCGGCGCCGAGGTGTCCAAGGTGCTGGGGCGCGAGGCGATCGAGCGCGTGGAGATCACGCGGGGCGACGAGGCGTGGACGCTGTCCTGCCAGCGGATCATCGCCGCGCTGGGGTTCACCGCGAACCTCGGGCCGTTGCTGGAGTGGGGCGTCGACATCCGGAACCGGCGGCACATCCCGGTCGGCTCGTCGATGGCCACCAACGTCCCCGGGATCTTCGCCGCGGGCGACATCAACGACTACCCGGGGAAGGTGCGGCTCATCGCCGTCGGCTTCGGCGAGGCCGCGACCGCGGTGAACAACGCGGCGCATTTCATCGATCCCGGGCAGCCGGTTTTCCCTGGTCATTCCACGGACACTGCGACCAGTTGA
- a CDS encoding SDR family oxidoreductase → MSNPAARSPYRTDLLAGKQFLITGGGTGLGRALAGQLVAHGADVHLWGRRAAVLEEAAEQAGAARRGSVHIQTVDVRQYDAVDAAMAAIWAGHGPLSGVVNNAAANFIAQSKDLSPRAFEAVTGTVMSGSFHTTLAAGKRWIADGLPGSVVSTLTTWVWTGSAFVLPSAMAKAAVHSMTMSLAVEWARYGIRLNAVAPGPIPTEYAWAMLNPTDSSALGATQVDQIPAGRAGTVEELANLTMFLLSDACDYLTGQTIAIDGGQMLAGPGTFAGLTALSDDEWAEVKRSSMAATEAGKKQRSV, encoded by the coding sequence ATGTCGAACCCCGCTGCCCGCTCGCCGTACCGTACCGATCTCCTGGCGGGTAAGCAGTTCCTCATCACCGGCGGCGGTACCGGCCTCGGCCGTGCCCTGGCCGGGCAGCTCGTGGCCCACGGCGCGGACGTCCATCTCTGGGGGCGGCGGGCAGCAGTGCTGGAAGAGGCCGCCGAGCAGGCCGGCGCGGCGCGGCGCGGCAGCGTGCACATCCAGACGGTGGACGTGCGCCAGTACGACGCCGTCGACGCGGCAATGGCGGCGATCTGGGCCGGGCACGGGCCGCTCAGCGGGGTGGTGAACAACGCGGCCGCCAACTTCATCGCCCAGAGCAAGGATCTGAGCCCGCGCGCGTTCGAAGCAGTGACCGGGACGGTGATGAGCGGCTCGTTCCACACCACCCTGGCCGCGGGCAAGCGCTGGATCGCCGACGGCCTACCGGGCAGCGTGGTGTCCACCCTGACCACCTGGGTCTGGACCGGTTCGGCGTTTGTGCTGCCCTCGGCGATGGCGAAGGCCGCCGTGCACTCCATGACCATGTCGCTCGCCGTCGAGTGGGCCCGCTACGGCATCCGCCTCAACGCGGTCGCGCCCGGCCCGATCCCGACCGAGTACGCGTGGGCGATGCTGAATCCCACGGACAGCAGCGCCCTCGGCGCGACCCAGGTCGACCAGATCCCGGCCGGCCGCGCCGGCACGGTCGAAGAACTGGCCAACCTGACCATGTTCCTGCTGTCGGACGCCTGCGACTACCTGACCGGCCAGACGATCGCCATAGACGGCGGCCAGATGCTCGCAGGCCCGGGAACGTTCGCCGGGCTCACCGCCCTGTCGGACGACGAGTGGGCGGAAGTCAAGCGGAGCAGCATGGCCGCCACCGAGGCCGGCAAGAAGCAGCGGTCGGTCTGA
- a CDS encoding acyl-CoA dehydrogenase family protein, whose amino-acid sequence MRLTAEQTEFARVIREFCARECGTQAQRDALTENGTLANSPQILAKLAAHGWLGVSLPEDCGGGGAGFVDECVFLEETSRGLAPITAYSSSLTAAQTYLKWGNDNQKKTVVANLVAGRLEAIALSEPDAGSDLGGVRVKAVRDGSDYVVNGQKTWISAAHISEHLLVLGREDATRGKHQGLTLLMVPCATPGIEMREVRTMEARTCNDVFFTDVRVPASAVVGTVGNGWKQLMRGLGVERLIIAAMSVGSAQRSLDDAIAFVKEREAFGQKIATFQALRHRIADLATDIAFARSFLYDVAERIDAGQEDQLAQESAMAKMRCTEIAKNTALEAMQMMGGYGYAREYGMEFQVRKALAPPIYGGTNEIQREIIAKRLLS is encoded by the coding sequence ATGCGACTGACCGCGGAGCAGACCGAATTCGCCCGGGTGATCCGCGAGTTCTGTGCGCGTGAATGCGGGACACAGGCCCAGCGCGACGCCCTCACCGAGAACGGCACGCTGGCCAACAGCCCGCAGATCCTGGCGAAACTCGCCGCGCACGGCTGGCTCGGCGTGTCCCTTCCCGAGGACTGCGGCGGTGGTGGCGCCGGATTCGTCGACGAATGCGTTTTCCTCGAAGAGACCTCGCGCGGGCTCGCGCCCATCACCGCGTACTCGAGCAGCCTCACCGCGGCACAGACGTATCTGAAGTGGGGCAACGACAACCAGAAGAAGACGGTCGTCGCCAACCTCGTCGCCGGCCGGCTCGAAGCGATCGCCTTGAGCGAGCCGGACGCCGGGTCGGATCTGGGCGGGGTCCGGGTCAAGGCGGTTCGCGACGGCAGTGACTACGTCGTCAACGGCCAGAAGACCTGGATCTCCGCGGCGCACATCTCCGAACACCTGCTGGTGCTCGGGCGAGAGGACGCCACCCGCGGCAAGCACCAGGGTCTGACCTTGCTGATGGTGCCGTGCGCGACGCCCGGCATCGAGATGCGGGAAGTCCGGACGATGGAAGCCCGGACCTGCAACGACGTCTTCTTCACCGACGTCCGCGTGCCGGCGTCCGCCGTGGTGGGCACCGTGGGCAATGGCTGGAAGCAGCTCATGCGCGGGCTGGGGGTCGAGCGGCTGATCATCGCGGCGATGAGTGTGGGCAGCGCCCAGCGCTCGCTGGACGACGCGATCGCGTTCGTCAAGGAGCGGGAGGCGTTCGGGCAGAAGATCGCCACCTTCCAGGCGCTGCGTCACCGGATCGCGGACCTGGCGACCGACATCGCGTTCGCGCGTTCGTTCCTTTACGACGTCGCCGAGCGGATCGACGCCGGGCAGGAGGACCAGCTGGCCCAGGAGAGCGCGATGGCGAAGATGCGGTGCACGGAGATCGCGAAGAACACGGCGCTGGAAGCCATGCAGATGATGGGCGGCTACGGCTACGCCCGCGAGTACGGCATGGAGTTCCAGGTCCGCAAGGCGCTGGCACCGCCGATCTACGGTGGCACCAACGAAATCCAGCGGGAGATCATCGCCAAACGGCTGCTCTCCTGA
- a CDS encoding DUF7064 domain-containing protein — MSAEFEDALVPGPDAVHHDRFFDRFMLNLHPADATAPSVITGLGHYPARNVVDGFVVVSTGTEQRNVRFSTELSATTGDGAGPLFFHVIEPNRCWRIRVADNPAGVALDVVWTARTPYWLREVELGNNAGPPTKFEHLVQSGRYRGTLTLDGVTHQVDGWYGQRDRSRGVRNLGGGQGLHLWCQAQFPDRSVGFLLVENRQGERLLAEGAVLHEDGTVDDVVDVGHRLRFADLDLIDGTVMVTTAAGRVYHLDADASAGGGFMAGAGYGGGHGVRRGRGFLDHEVYRLDGSVSPRTLDTSLTDRLCAFRWGSTRGTGILEFALSRSGSYRYRSTLD, encoded by the coding sequence ATGAGCGCCGAATTCGAGGACGCCCTCGTCCCGGGGCCGGACGCGGTCCACCACGACCGGTTCTTCGACCGGTTCATGCTCAACCTGCACCCCGCGGACGCGACGGCGCCGTCGGTCATCACCGGCCTCGGCCACTACCCGGCGAGGAACGTCGTGGACGGGTTCGTCGTGGTCAGCACCGGCACGGAACAACGCAATGTCAGGTTCTCCACCGAGCTGTCCGCCACCACCGGCGACGGCGCCGGGCCGCTGTTCTTCCACGTTATCGAGCCGAACCGCTGCTGGCGGATCCGCGTGGCGGACAACCCGGCCGGCGTCGCGCTAGACGTGGTCTGGACGGCGCGGACTCCGTATTGGCTGCGCGAGGTGGAACTCGGCAACAACGCCGGGCCGCCGACGAAGTTCGAGCACCTCGTCCAATCCGGACGCTACCGGGGCACGCTGACTCTCGACGGCGTCACGCACCAGGTCGACGGGTGGTACGGGCAGCGGGACCGTTCGCGTGGGGTGCGGAACCTGGGCGGTGGGCAAGGCCTGCATCTGTGGTGCCAGGCGCAGTTCCCCGATCGGTCGGTCGGCTTCCTGCTGGTGGAGAACCGGCAGGGGGAGCGGCTGCTGGCCGAGGGCGCCGTCCTGCACGAGGACGGCACCGTGGACGACGTGGTCGACGTGGGCCATCGGCTGAGGTTCGCGGACCTGGACCTGATCGACGGCACGGTGATGGTGACGACTGCCGCCGGGCGCGTCTACCACCTCGACGCCGACGCGTCGGCCGGTGGCGGATTCATGGCCGGGGCGGGCTACGGCGGCGGGCACGGTGTGCGGCGTGGGCGGGGGTTTCTGGACCATGAGGTCTACCGGCTCGATGGGTCGGTGAGCCCACGGACCCTGGACACCTCCCTGACCGACCGGTTGTGCGCTTTCCGGTGGGGCAGTACGCGGGGGACTGGGATTCTCGAGTTCGCACTTAGCCGTAGTGGGTCGTATCGTTACCGGTCTACTTTGGACTAG
- a CDS encoding enoyl-CoA hydratase/isomerase family protein, with translation MDFPELETLAFEVLEGEIGVLRLNRPDRMNTQTVRMFHEYGVAARALRDSGLRALILTSAGERAFCAGFDLDEIDVITHMGVREFLKFQETATGGIAALRHLPFPVIAAVHGPATGGGMALALAADIRLVAPSAKFSAAFVKVGLSVGELGTSYTLSRLVGPGRAAEIGYTGRLVAAEEAVAIGLANRVVPGEQLFDEAVAMAARIAANSPGGVRMSKRAIQRNQEITSYAAALELENRGQALLTRTADMPEALSAFTEKRQPRFTGR, from the coding sequence ATGGACTTTCCCGAGCTCGAGACCCTGGCCTTCGAAGTGCTCGAAGGGGAGATCGGCGTGCTGCGGCTCAACCGGCCGGACCGGATGAACACCCAGACCGTGCGGATGTTCCACGAGTACGGCGTGGCCGCCCGAGCCCTGCGGGACAGCGGGCTCCGCGCGCTGATCCTGACCTCTGCCGGGGAAAGAGCGTTCTGCGCCGGGTTCGACCTGGACGAGATCGACGTCATCACCCACATGGGAGTGCGGGAGTTCCTGAAGTTCCAGGAGACCGCGACCGGAGGCATCGCGGCCCTGCGGCACCTTCCGTTCCCGGTGATCGCCGCGGTGCACGGGCCCGCGACGGGCGGCGGCATGGCGTTGGCGCTCGCCGCCGACATCCGGCTGGTCGCCCCGTCGGCGAAGTTCAGCGCGGCGTTCGTGAAGGTCGGTCTCTCGGTCGGCGAGCTGGGCACCTCCTACACGCTGAGCCGGCTCGTCGGCCCGGGCCGCGCGGCGGAAATCGGCTACACCGGGCGGCTGGTGGCGGCGGAGGAGGCCGTGGCGATCGGCTTGGCGAACCGGGTGGTGCCCGGCGAGCAGCTGTTCGACGAGGCCGTCGCGATGGCAGCGCGGATCGCGGCGAACTCCCCGGGCGGGGTGCGGATGTCCAAACGGGCCATCCAGCGCAACCAGGAGATCACGTCCTACGCCGCCGCGCTTGAACTGGAGAACCGCGGCCAGGCGCTGCTGACGCGTACGGCGGACATGCCGGAAGCGTTGTCGGCCTTCACCGAGAAGCGCCAACCGCGCTTCACCGGGCGGTGA
- a CDS encoding HNH endonuclease signature motif containing protein yields the protein MSNYGDSSLQDASDVLSRIHERAIRVAQLEAEQAADVALFAATGGSARSVAAELALELSVTERRAGADVALAQALTTRLPETFAAFRRGEIDAFKARMVFEPTIVLTDELARQVDAIVATRLAGKNPSSLRAAVNRVVQKVDAEGYERRSRARRRDRNICLIHQDETMSTLLCDLPVEHASAIYISLDQEARRLRRGGESRTLEQLRADVLVDRLLNRAPGDSGIKPVVYVYVDLLTLAGLNEEPAELSGCGTVPAWLARTLAADPNSVWRRIITEPDTGQVLSVGRTRYRPPAALADLVQVRDRVCQHPGCRRPSQFSDIDHTRDFAKGGQTAEDNLGPRCRRHHRLKDEPGWSCTTAPGGEGTITTPTGRVYATKPPPLHENRARDTATGAGHEAAA from the coding sequence GTGAGCAATTATGGGGATTCTTCTTTACAGGACGCTTCCGATGTTTTGTCTCGGATTCATGAACGGGCCATCCGGGTAGCACAACTGGAGGCCGAGCAGGCAGCTGATGTCGCATTGTTCGCGGCGACAGGTGGTTCTGCCCGGTCGGTGGCGGCCGAGCTGGCGTTGGAGTTGTCGGTGACAGAGCGGCGTGCTGGGGCTGATGTCGCGTTGGCGCAAGCCTTGACGACCCGATTGCCGGAGACGTTCGCAGCATTCCGGCGCGGAGAAATCGACGCGTTCAAAGCGCGGATGGTATTCGAGCCGACCATCGTCCTCACTGACGAGCTAGCCCGCCAGGTCGACGCGATTGTCGCGACCCGGTTGGCGGGAAAGAATCCGTCGTCGTTACGGGCCGCCGTGAATCGAGTGGTGCAGAAAGTGGACGCCGAAGGATATGAGCGAAGATCCCGGGCGCGACGGCGCGACCGTAACATCTGCCTCATTCATCAAGACGAGACAATGTCCACCTTGCTGTGTGACCTGCCCGTGGAACACGCCTCGGCGATCTACATCTCCCTCGATCAGGAGGCGCGGAGGCTGCGTCGCGGAGGCGAGTCCCGGACGTTGGAGCAGTTGCGTGCGGATGTCTTGGTTGATCGGTTGCTGAACCGGGCGCCGGGTGACAGTGGCATCAAGCCCGTTGTCTATGTCTATGTGGACCTTTTGACGCTGGCCGGATTGAACGAGGAGCCCGCCGAACTCTCGGGCTGCGGCACGGTTCCGGCGTGGCTGGCACGGACACTCGCCGCAGACCCGAATTCGGTGTGGCGGCGGATCATCACCGAACCCGACACCGGGCAGGTCCTCAGCGTCGGCCGCACCCGCTACCGGCCACCAGCCGCCCTCGCCGACCTGGTGCAGGTGCGGGACCGGGTGTGCCAGCACCCGGGCTGTCGTCGTCCGTCGCAGTTCAGCGATATCGACCACACCCGGGACTTCGCAAAGGGCGGCCAGACCGCCGAAGACAACCTCGGCCCGCGCTGCCGACGACACCACCGCCTCAAAGACGAACCAGGCTGGTCCTGCACCACGGCACCCGGCGGTGAAGGCACCATCACCACACCGACAGGGCGGGTGTATGCGACAAAACCGCCGCCACTGCACGAAAACCGGGCGAGAGACACCGCAACCGGGGCCGGGCATGAGGCAGCCGCCTGA
- a CDS encoding MaoC family dehydratase, translating to MLELTVAELAEARDLGLGASAWRRVAQARVDTFADATDDHQWIHVDPARAAGGPFGGTIAHGYLTLSLVPAMFKEILVIKDHARGLNYGLDQVRFTSPVPVGSEIRLAGVISSAARRDDGGVRYRVALRIEIKGQERPAMVGESIFVTYAR from the coding sequence GTGCTCGAACTGACGGTGGCGGAACTCGCCGAGGCCCGGGACCTGGGTCTGGGCGCCTCGGCTTGGCGCCGGGTGGCGCAGGCCCGGGTCGACACGTTCGCCGACGCGACGGACGACCACCAGTGGATCCACGTCGACCCCGCCCGCGCGGCCGGCGGCCCGTTCGGGGGCACCATCGCCCACGGCTACCTCACGCTTTCGCTGGTGCCGGCCATGTTCAAGGAGATACTGGTGATCAAGGACCACGCCCGTGGGCTCAACTACGGCTTGGACCAGGTGCGGTTCACGTCGCCGGTTCCGGTGGGGAGCGAGATCCGGCTGGCCGGCGTGATCTCCTCGGCGGCCAGGCGGGACGACGGCGGCGTGCGGTACCGCGTCGCCTTGCGGATCGAGATCAAGGGCCAGGAGCGGCCGGCGATGGTCGGCGAGTCGATTTTCGTGACCTACGCGCGGTAG
- the fdxA gene encoding ferredoxin, giving the protein MPYVIADSCIDVMDRSCMDECPVDCIYEGKRKLYINPAECIDCGACEPACPVTAISLDTKVPGGKAEFVGDNARFFEEPLPGREEAIGAPGGAAVTGAIGVDTELVAGFGDAG; this is encoded by the coding sequence ATGCCCTATGTGATCGCTGATTCCTGCATCGACGTGATGGATCGTTCCTGCATGGACGAATGCCCGGTCGACTGCATCTACGAAGGAAAGCGCAAGCTGTACATCAACCCCGCCGAGTGCATCGACTGCGGGGCCTGCGAGCCGGCTTGCCCGGTCACCGCGATCTCCCTCGACACCAAGGTGCCCGGCGGAAAAGCCGAGTTCGTCGGGGACAACGCGAGGTTCTTCGAGGAGCCGTTGCCGGGCCGTGAGGAGGCCATCGGCGCGCCCGGGGGAGCGGCGGTCACCGGTGCCATCGGGGTGGACACCGAGCTGGTCGCCGGATTCGGGGACGCCGGATGA